The following are encoded together in the Holophagales bacterium genome:
- a CDS encoding cupin domain-containing protein: MATDSDLAVRLASALRLEPHPEGGRYRQVYRSGTVVEDSGRLVRRPALTAILFLLSRGEVSRWHRVLSDEVWFFHEGDPLEVLVVDAELAGVERHVLGRASEGLEPIAVVPAGAWQAARPLGDLALVSCTVGPGFDFADFVLLADLAPEAARLRAGFPGLAELL, from the coding sequence ATGGCAACGGATAGCGACCTCGCCGTCCGTCTCGCGTCCGCCCTCCGGCTCGAACCCCATCCCGAAGGCGGGCGCTACCGGCAGGTCTACCGTTCCGGAACGGTCGTCGAGGACTCCGGGCGGCTCGTTCGCCGTCCGGCGTTGACCGCGATCCTCTTCCTCCTCTCGCGCGGCGAGGTGAGCCGCTGGCACCGCGTGCTCTCCGACGAGGTATGGTTCTTCCACGAAGGGGACCCGCTCGAGGTCCTCGTCGTCGACGCGGAGCTCGCGGGTGTCGAGCGGCACGTCCTCGGGCGCGCGAGCGAAGGTCTCGAGCCGATCGCCGTCGTTCCCGCCGGCGCGTGGCAGGCGGCGCGGCCCCTCGGCGACCTGGCGCTCGTGTCGTGCACCGTGGGACCCGGATTCGACTTCGCGGACTTCGTTCTCCTGGCGGACCTGGCCCCGGAGGCGGCGCGGCTCCGGGCCGGCTTCCCGGGTCTCGCCGAGCTGCTGTGA
- a CDS encoding class I SAM-dependent methyltransferase, producing the protein MTTAPEPEAERKATDLGALFGAIDIYLFDQILRGRIAPGMRVLDAGCGRGRNLVFFLREGYEVLALDSDAGAIEAVRSLAKRLAPSLPDSSFRQEPVDASSFPDGCADVVFSNAVLHFARDEEHFLAKLRGTWRLLAPGGLFFCRLASSIGMEDRVEPRGGRRYALPDGTDRYLVDEAYLAALTAELGGKLLDPIKTTVVSGQRAMTTWVVRKGAANGNG; encoded by the coding sequence ATGACGACGGCACCGGAACCGGAGGCGGAACGGAAGGCCACGGACCTCGGAGCCCTCTTCGGCGCGATCGACATCTACCTCTTCGACCAGATCCTGCGCGGGCGGATCGCGCCCGGGATGCGCGTCCTCGACGCCGGCTGCGGCCGCGGCAGGAACCTCGTCTTCTTCCTGCGCGAGGGCTACGAGGTCCTCGCGCTCGACTCCGACGCCGGCGCGATCGAAGCGGTGCGCTCTCTCGCGAAACGTCTCGCTCCGTCGCTTCCGGATTCGAGCTTCCGGCAGGAGCCGGTCGACGCCAGCAGCTTTCCCGACGGCTGCGCCGACGTCGTCTTCTCAAATGCCGTCCTGCACTTCGCCCGTGACGAGGAGCACTTCCTCGCGAAGCTCCGCGGGACGTGGCGCCTCCTCGCGCCCGGGGGCCTCTTCTTCTGCCGTCTCGCCTCCTCCATCGGGATGGAGGATCGCGTCGAGCCGCGCGGGGGACGCCGCTACGCCCTCCCCGACGGGACCGACCGCTATCTCGTCGACGAGGCGTACCTGGCGGCGCTCACGGCGGAGCTCGGCGGAAAGCTCCTCGATCCGATCAAGACGACGGTGGTTTCGGGCCAGCGCGCCATGACGACGTGGGTCGTCCGCAAGGGAGCTGCGAATGGCAACGGATAG